The following coding sequences are from one Capsicum annuum cultivar UCD-10X-F1 chromosome 3, UCD10Xv1.1, whole genome shotgun sequence window:
- the LOC107862763 gene encoding SUMO-activating enzyme subunit 1B-1 isoform X2: MGTEVEQLTEQETAIYDRQIRVWGVDAQRRLSKSHVFVSGLNGTAVEFCKNIVLAGVGSLTLNDDRLVTEDLLYANFLIPPDENDFRGKSVAELCCDSLKDFNPMVSVSVKKGALSIFDADFFQKFDVVVVSCCSLLTKKSVNSICHKLPKRVAFYSVECRDSCGEIFVDLKNYSYCKKKNDETIECELRYPSFEEAIAVPWKSLPKRLSKLYYAMRVIERFEALERRNPGETSVDDLPNVLNLRKEICEAHCLNESQIPDSLLRRLIASRTEFPPVCAIVGGILGQEVIKAISGKGDPLKNFFFFNAMDGKGIIEDISNVSS; encoded by the exons ATGGGAACAGAAGTTGAACAATTGACGGAGCAGGAAACTGCCATCTACGATCGACAAATTAGGGTTTGGGGCGTTGATGCTCAGAGAAG GCTTAGCAAATCTCATGTATTTGTCAGTGGACTCAATGGAACTGCCGTTGAG TTCTGCAAGAATATTGTTCTAGCTGGAGTAGGTAGTTTGACACTAAATGATGACCGGTTGGTGACAGAAGATCTATTATATGCTAATTTCCTAATTCCTCCTGATGAAAATGATTTCCGGGGGAAGTCCGTTGCTGAGCTTTGTTGTGATTCTTTGAAAGATTTCAATCCTATGGTTTCTGTTTCTGTGAAGAAAG GGGCTCTGTCCATCTTTGATGCTGATTTCTTTCAGAagtttgatgttgttgttgttagttgtTGCTCCCTTTTGACAAAA AAATCAGTAAATTCAATATGTCACAAGTTGCCAAAACGTGTTGCATTTTACAGTGTGGAATGCCGTGACTCCTGCGGTGAGATATTTGTTGATTTGAAGAATTACAGCTACTGTAAG AAAAAAAATGATGAGACGATTGAATGTGAATTACGTTATCCAAGTTTTGAG GAAGCCATTGCAGTCCCCTGGAAATCTCTACCGAAGAGACTGTCAAAGCTATACTATGCAATGAGAG TTATAGAAAGGTTTGAAGCACTTGAGAGACGAAATCCTGGAGAAACTTCTGTTGATGACCTTCCAAATGTTCTGAATTTGAGAAAGGAAATCTGCGAGGCACAT TGCTTAAACGAATCTCAGATCCCAGATTCTCTTCTTAGAAGATTGATAGCAAGTAGAACTGAATTTCCTCCAGTCTGTGCCATCGTAGGTGGAATTCTTGGCCAG GAGGTTATAAAAGCAATATCTGGCAAAGGTGATCCTCTTAagaactttttcttctttaatgccATGGATGGTAAAGGGATAATAGAGGACATATCTAATGTCAGCAGCTGA